The genomic DNA TGGATCGATTTATCGAAAGAGCAAAAGATGAGGCCTTCTTTGATGTATTGATTATAGGAGGTGGGATCACAGGTTCTGCCTTAGCCTATGAGGTAGCGAGTAGAGGACTTTCCGTTGCCTTGGTCGAAAAAGAAGATTTCGGTGGAGCAACATCATCTGCCACAGGAAAACTGATCCATGGTGGACTCAGATACTTAAAACGTTTTGATCTGTCTTTAGTCAGGGAAGCACTTAAAGAAAGAAGGATCCTATCTAATATAGCTCCGAACCTTGTATATCCCTATCCGATGATACTTCCGAATCCCGGTCTTTTGGAAAGAATCGGTCTATTTGTATACGACCTACTTTCTTTTGATAGAAACCGGACTTGGGACAAATCCAAAAAGATCCCTGCACATAAAAACCTTTCTAAAAAGGAGATCCAAAGCCGAGGTCTGGCTATGGATTCTGCGATCTATTTTTACGATTGTATCATGCCTAGCCCTGAAAGATTGACTCTTGCATTTCTAAAATCGGCAGTCCAAGAAGGTGCGTCGGTTTCCAATTATACAAGAGCGGAAGAATTAATTTTCGAAGGAAACCGAGTGATCGGGGCCATTGTTAAAGATATCATTCATAATAAAAACGTAAAATTAAATGCTTCTGTGGTTGTGAACGCTTCCGGACCTTGGAGCCAGGACCTTCTGAATGGGACTAAGAAGATAAAAGTCCCGGTCCCTAAAACAAGATCAGAAGGGATTTATCTGATCACAAAAAAATACTTCGACACCATGGTGCTTCATGTAGGTAAAAAAGGACATTTCAGTTTTGCTCCCTGGAGAGGGAAAAATATGATCGGGCCTACTGAAAAAGCATATTATGGCCCTGTAGAAGACTGGAAACTTTCTCCCGAAAGTATTTTAGAATTTTTAGAATATATCAATTCTTCCGGTTTAATTTCTGAAAAATTAGAATTAAAAGATATTGAGTTCGCTTATGGTGGACTTAGGCCTCTTGCAGAAACTGGAGGAGAAGATAAGGAAACGTATTCAGCTTCCCGAAAATCAGAATTGCAGGATCATTCTAAGGATGGGATAGAGGGACTCATCAGTGCCGGCGGTGGAAAATATACAACTAGTCGTCACTTCGCAGAAAAAATATTCAAACTCATTCAAAGGAAACTGCCTAAAAAAACAGGACCTAATGTTTCTGAGAAAAAATTCTTAAAGGGATGCGAGATTCCAAACATAGAATCTTATTTAGAAAATGCTAAAAATTCTTATCCTAATGTTTCTAAAAATACTATAGAGTATCTGGTTCGTCATTATGGAACCGAATATGAATCCATTTTGGAATTAGCAAATTCTTCTAAACAGTTATCAGAAGTATTGGATGAAGATGGAGAATTGGCCGCTCAAGTTCTATACGCGATTCGTTTCGAAATGGCTATGAACTTGCAGGATATTTTGTTGAGACGAACCGGTCTCGGAACTGTTGGACTTCCAACAGACGATGTGCTCTCCAAAGTGACTGAGATTGCGGGCAAAGAATGGAATTGGTCTACAGAAAAAAAATCGGAAGAGATTGAGAAACTAAAAAGAAGACTAAAACTACTCGTTTGAGGGATCTGGGTTTCGCTTACTTAGTAAATAAATTGCTTTGCAATCGAAAGCTGTTCGTCTAAATTACTTATCGAATGTCAGGATTTCTTCCCTTGAATCGGAATATTAATAATTTATTATATATCTTCTGTGCGGTTTTGTTTATAAGTTGTGGGGCTATTTCTACCGAAAACCCTTGTGATCCCTCAAGTGATACGTTTTTAAACACTCAACTTTTAAAATTCCTTGTAAACGATACGAGCTCCACCTGTGGGGGTGGAGCTATAGAAAATTCCTGCAATGTTTTTAAAAATGGAGAGGCGGCAACCATAGTTCTAGGCCAAGCCGATTTTACGGACAACAGTGCTTTTGGGACAGCTCCAAATCAATTTCGAGGTGTTGCTGGAGCCGCAATGGACGTTCAAGGGGGGCTTTGGGTATCGGATGCTTACGGCGGTCCTGCCGATTCTAGAATCCTGCATTTCCCTTCACCTATACAGACGAATGCAGATGCAGATATTATACTTACTGCTAACCCACTGGAAGCAAGATTAATCGCCATGGATCTAAGCGGAGGGCTTTGGGTGGTTGCTGGAACTACTTCTACTGGGAACAAGGTTGTCCATTATGCTCCCGGAATGATTTCGGGAGATTCGCCTGATATGATGCTTGGAACTGGGGGTTCCGGAAGTAATCCTGACCAGCTTAATAATCCATATGGAGTTGCTGTAGATCCCACTGACGGGGGGGTATGGGTCGCAGATTATTTCAATAATAGGGTTACGCATTATCAAGCGCCTATTACAAACAGTATGTCAGCTGACAAAGCACTCGGTGTATTAGGTTTAAGTGGCGCAGGAAGCGGCGGGCCCGCATCTAATACTACGATAACCCGTCCTACAGGGGTTGCTGTGGATCCAGCGGGAAATCTTTGGGTTGCAGAGTACGGAAATAATAGGGTTCTTCGATTTAGCCCTCCTTTTTCAACTGGAATGCAAGCAAATATGGTTCTTGGACAACCCAATTTTACTACTTCTGCGTCAGGGTCGGGTCGTTTTGGCTTAGCAGGTCCCAATGCAGTTAGTATCGATTCCAGTGGAGCGGTTTGGGTAGCAGATACTGGTAATGGAAGGGCCGTCCGTTTTTCCCCTCCGTTTAGTAGTCTTGGGAAAGGAGCAGATGCAGTATTAGGTAAACCGGATTTTAATGCAGGCTTTAACGCAGCCGCTACTGCGGAAAATACTGGAAGCGTTGTTTCCGTGGCAGCCGCTCCTTGCGGCCTTTGGGTAATGGATTCTAATAATAGGCGAGTCCTCTTTTTCCCTTAAAAGATTTTTAGCGAACCCGCTTCGCGGATGCACCACAGGCGGTGCATCGCAATATTTCCGCTACTATCTCTTTCGCTCTCTTTTCTAAAATCATTTCTTAAAATTATAATTTTCTAATACGATAGCGATCCCTTGTCCTCCTCCTATACAAAGTGAGGCCACTCCATATCTTAAATTTCTACGTTTAAGTTCGTAGGCTAATGCTAATGTAACTCTCGTTCCACTGGCTCCTAGAGGATGGCCAATTGCGATCGCTCCTCCGTTTACATTCGTTTTTTCCGGATCTAATCCTAATTCTCTGATCACCGCTAAAGTTTGAGAGGCGTAAGCTTCGTTGATCTCGAATAGATCTATATCTTTTATACTCAGTCCGGAATTTTGTAATGCTTTAGGGATCGCAAATACGGGACCTAACCCCATCATTTTTGGATCACAACCCACATTAGCATAACCTAATATGGATGCTAAAGGATTTGATCCGTTCTTTTTGACCCACTCCTCGGAAGCAAGTAGGACGGATGCCGCGCCGTCGTTGATTCCGGAGGCATTTCCTGCTGTGACGGTTCCATCTTTTGAAAATGAAGTCGGCAGATTTTTCAGTTGAGGTAAACATTCTTCGCCTCGTATCTGTTCATCTCTATCTAATAAGATAGATTTTTTTCCTCCGGTTTGGACGGATATCATTTCGGAGGAGAAGGTTCCGGTCTTTGTGGCCTTCTCCGCTCTAACTTGAGAAATACCCGCCCATTCATCTTGTTCCGATCTGGAAATTTTGAAATGTTGGGAGATATTCTCTGCAGTCATTCCCATTGTCAGATCCGCAAAACAATCCGTGAGACTCTGAGCGAGTCGATCTTCTGCGATTGTATCTCCGTATTTATTTCCCCATCTGGCACCTTTTAATACAAAGGGAGCATTACTCATGGATTCTGTTCCGCCAGCGAGTATGAGATCGTTTTCTTTGGATCGGATTTTACGTGCGCCTATCAGTATACTCTCCAATCCGGAACCACAAAGTCTATTTACCGTAAGCGCACTGGATTGTTCAGAAAGACCTGATCTGAGAGAGATATGTCTAGCAAGATAAGCGGAATCTTTATTGTCCTGTATTACATTTCCATAAATAGATTCCTCTATTTTGGAAGGATCTATTCCGGTTTTACGAATTGTTTCTTTGGCTGTAATTACCGCCAAATCGGAAGAACTATAGTCTTTTAGTCCTCCTCCGAACTTTCCAAAAGGGGTTCTCGCCCCATCTATTATGACTGTCATATTATCTTCCTATATGTTGTATATACACTATATATCACATTACGATTCTTCGCATCTAATATAGTCTTTAGACCTGGTTTTGGGTTTCTAAAACCGGAATTTTTCTGACTTCAGATAATATCTTTAAGGTTTCTTGGAATTTAGATTTTCCTAAAGATTTAGTAAGCTCGCTCTGTGCATCTTCCCAAAGTAAGATGGCGTCCGCCAATTTGGATTCTCCCTTTTTGGTGAGAGACAAATTTCGGATATTCCCGGCTTCTTTTTTTTCGATCCGGATCAGATTATCCCTTTTTAGGATCTCCAGACTTCTTTGTAGTGTGGTTCTGTCTATATCCGTAAGTCTGGAAAGGTCCGTGATACTACATTCTTCTTCGTGTCCAATTCCCACTAAGATGCTGAATTGTGTTATTCTAAGCCCAGAAGGTTTGAGTATAGAATCATAATAGGAAGTAACTAATCTTGCGGTCCTTCTTAAACTTACGTTCAGACAGGAGAGTCCTATTTTTTTGAGTTCAGAAGAGGAAGGTTTATTTTTCATATTTTCTAATAAAATAGTGTGTATGCACTATTCGCAGGTCAAGCTTAAAAATGCCTATATAACCAAGGCTATTGTTTCAAAGCAGGAAACTCATGGATTTGTTTCGGGTGATTTTCTTTTAGTATTCTATAGGAAGAATCTTTTTCCTCCAAGATACATTCATCCAAAAGAGATCTAAATGCTCTACTTACGGATTCCGGGGTGGTTCCGATCAGCGAGGCCAATTGATTTTTGCTGATAGGAAGTGTGATAAATTTCTGAGAAGCTCCGCATTCTTTTAAAAAATTCAAAATCCTGTCTTTTACGGAGAGATACAGATTCTCTACCAATTTTTTTCTGAAATAATTGAGATGTTGTATCGTTACAGCTGAAAATAAATAAAGAGCTTTGGTGTTTTCGAATAAGAAGGAGGTAAATTCTCTTTTAGGATAGTATATCAATTCTCCTTCTTTTAGCGCTTCGCAGAATGCAGGATAAAAACAGGGTTCATTTGGTTGAAAAATCGGATGAGAAGCGATCAATTCTCCCGGATAAAATACTTTCAGGATCGCTTCCTTTCCTTCTTGGGATAAGGAATACACTTTGAAAATACCGGATACGATCTCGAAAAATCCGTCATAAGGATCTCTTTCTCCGAAAACTACTTCACCTTTTAAAATTTTTTTTCGAATGCCGATAGATGCAAGTTCATTTGGGAATTCCCTTTGGATCTCTATCCAATGTTCGCTTGTTTGAACGCTTAACGTTTTAGCCATAACAATTGTTTTATGTTCATTTTAAAAAATAATTCAAGCCAAAAGAGCTCAAAAATTTTCCAAACGTACTTGATCTATATCAAGGAAATTTTTTGAAACATCTCTGAGAATACTCTCGATTTCTAAATCACTGTTTCCCGCGAGCTCGCGGTTTTTTTTAAAGATAAGGAAGAGGGTATGCTTACAAAATTTCAGGCGAAATTATTTTTCCTGGTTGGGACGTTTTTATTCTCCGCAGTTTTCCTGCTTCTCACTTATGATTCTTTAAAATACGTTTATTCTTCTAGTTCTTCCAAAACTTTAAGTGAAGAAGTGATCCGAGGCAAAGAGCTTTGGGAAAAGAATAATTGTATGGGGTGTCATACGATCTTGGGAGAAGGAGCGTATTACGCACCTGAGTTGACCAAGGTTTACGAAAGAAGAGGTCCGGAATGGATCCGTGTTTTCTTAAAGGATCCACAAGCGATGTATCCTGGAGAAAGGAAAATGGTTAAATACGATTTTTCCGAATCTCAGATCTCGGATATAATCGCATTTTTAAAATGGAATGGAGAGTTGGATCTGAAAGGATTTCCTCCTAAACCCGAATATAAATCCTCCACACAACTCGTAAATGCGGAATCTGCCGCTGTTGTCCAACCCGAAAAGTTTAAACAGATTTGCACCGCTTGCCATTCGGTTGGGGGTGCTGGAGGGAATGTGGGGCCTGCATTAGATTCTGTAGGGAAAAAATATGATATCGCTTATCTACAAAATTGGCTGAGGGATCCGCAAAAGATCAAGCCGGGCACTGCTATGCCTAAACTTCCCCTAAGTGATAACGAGATCAAGGATTTGTCCTCTTATCTTTCCCAACTGAAATAAACAAATAGGATTAGAATATAATGGTTTCTTTATGAAATATAAATCTCAAAAAATTGCATACTGGTTTTTTGCTACCTGCATGCTCTTATTGTCCTTGCAAATAGTTTATGGATTCGTGATGGGATTTGCGAGAATGGGTTTCGATGTTCTACACGATTGGGTTCCATTCAATGCTGCCAGGGCGACTCATACTAATTTGTTAGTGGTTTGGTTACTCACTGGTTTTATGGGAGCGGCACATTATATAATTCCTGACGAATCCGACAGAGAGATCTATTCGGAAAAGCTGGCATATATCCAGCTAATTTCCCTGATTTTGGTGGGAGTTGTTTCTATCATAGGATTCCACCTGAATTTTTGGGAGGGGAGAAAGTTTTTAGAGATCCCTCGTCCTTTGGATTATCTGGTGGTAGTCAACGTCCTATTATTCCTTTTTAATATAGGAATGACTGTTTGGAAAGCTAAACGATACACTACAACTTCTCTTGTTCTGTATTTTGGCCTTTTTTCCGCTGCCCTTTTGTATCTTCCCGGAATGATCCAATTTAATAGCCAAACGGTGGACTCTTACTTCCGTTGGTGGGTAGTTCATCTTTGGGTAGAAGGTGTTTGGGAATTGATCATGGGAGGTATCCTTTCTTTCCTTCTTATCAAACTCACCGGAGTGGACAGAGAAGTTATCGAAAAATGGTTATATGTGATCGTTGGATTAACTTTTTTGTCCGGGATCTTAGGAACAGGTCACCATTATTATTATATAGGGGTTCCTGAATATTGGAAATGGGTGGGTGGATTTTTCTCCATGTTGGAGCCTCTTGCATTTCTTGCGATGGCAATGTTTGCAATCTCCATGTATAGAAAAAGTGGAAGGAATCATCCCAATACGATCGCTCTATTCTGGACGATCGGAAGTGCAGTCATGTCTTTTGTGGGTGCCGGGTTTTTAGGATTTGCTCATACTCTTCCTCAGGTAAACTTATACACTCATGGAACATTGATTACAGCTATGCATGGACACCTAGCATTCTGGGGAGCTTATGCAATGATCGTGTTTGCGATCTTAACATATGCGATGCCATTACTTACCGGCAGAAAACTTTGGAATAATCCGACCGGACTATTCGCATTCTGGGCCTCCAATATCGGAATGTTAGGAATGACTGGAGCTTTTGCAGTGGCGGGTATCGCACAAGTTTACTTAGAAAGAAAATTAGGATTAGACTTTTTGACGGTTCAAAAAGAGATCCAAGTTCATTTCTTAGGTTTGGTCCTTGCTGCATTCGTTTTCACTTCCGGGATCGTCGCATTCATTATAAACTTCGTACGCTTTGGAGCTCCTACAGATGAGGCCTTAGGTGCGGAGCAGGCTTCGGGAGATATTTCTCTTGCCCGTAGATCCTAAAAAAGATCATAAAAATGGGACGTTAGTGCAAGCTGAAGTCCCTTATTATAAGTCGATCGGGCAAGAGATAGAAATATTCGAACACGCTTATAAGAACAAACTTCCCATCTTGCTAAAAGGTCCTACCGGCTGCGGTAAAACCCGATTTGTAGAATTTATGGCGTCCAAATTAGATCTTCCCATGACAAGTGTATCTTGTCATGAGGAAACTTCCGCTGTGGATCTGTTGGGAAGATTTCTGATCCAAGGTTCGGAGACTGTCTGGCAGGATGGGCCATTGACAAGAAGTGTTCGTTCCGGTGGAATATTATATATTGATGAAATTGCGGAAGCAAGACCGGATACGATCGTTTCTATCCATCCTTTAACGGACCATAGAAGAGAAATTTTTATAGATAGAAAGAATGAAAATTTGAAAGCCCCCGATTCTTTCGTACTTGTTGCTTCTTATAATCCAGGTTACCAAAGAGGTTGGAAGGAATTAAAACCTTCTACAAGACAAAGATTTATATCTATTCAATTCGATTATCCGGATAAGGAGACTGAAAGCGAGATTTTGAGTAAAGAAACCGGAATTTCTTCTTCTGTTTCTTCTAAACTTGTAAAACTTGCGGAGAAGATCAGGAATCTTACGGAGTTAGGATTATTGGAATCTTGTTCCACAAGATTGCTAGTGGATGCTGCAAAATTGATCTCTACAGGTTTGCCATCTAGATTATCCTGCGAGGTCGCAATAGTACAACCATTAAGTGATGATCCGGATACGATCCGTTCATTAAAAGATCTAGTCTCTTTGATGATCTGATATGGGTTGGGAAGAATTCGTATTCAAAAAGACATATAATACTGTTAGAGAAATTTTCTCTTCTGAAAAAGATCCATCCTTAAAAGATAAAATAATAAAACTGTCCGATATGAAACCAAGACTTTCAATTTTAGCAAAGTCTTTAACCGGAGAAAATATAGAAATATTACCTGCCGAAAAAGAAGGAGGATTTCAGGATCAATTCTATTTTTTGCCCGGGTCCTATTCTAATGGACCGGATTCATTCTCGAATATTCAATTTTATATATTCAGAATACTTTATATTTCAGAACAGAGAAGATTAGGATTTTATTGGAAAAAGGGAGAGGTAAGGAGCAAGAGTGAATCTATAAAGATCGCAAAGGAAACCTATCCACAGGTTATTGAAAGTATAGAGAAAAATTATCCGGATATAAAATCCCTTCTTAGATCTGTAGAGAATGTAGAAAGAGAATTCCAAAGATCAGTGTCAAAAAATAAAAAAACACCTGAGGATCTTTCTTTACTATATGGGATCTGGATGTCTTCTTCTTCATCTACATTAGAAAGTCGGATCACATCTCAGGAATTGCTCTCTCAAAAAACTGAAAACGATAAGATAGAAACGGAAATAGAAGGTGTGCCCAGAGAAAGGATCGAAACCATTCAGGCGGATCTAAAATCACAAGAAGATTATACTCTAATGCACCAATTCGAAAAGGTAGAAACCGCAGAAGAATTCCAGGGAAATTGGCGTGATTTTGATGGATCCGATACTTTATCGGAACAAGAAGATGCGATCCGGGAGTTAGATCTTAGGCATACGGTTCGTTCTAATGAACCTACACATTCCGTTTTTAGGACTGATTTTTTATCCGGACTATTTGCCGGAGAAGTGGAGAATGATCGCTCTCATGAAAAACCGATCTCTTATGACGAATGGGATTACAAAAAAAGGAAATATAGAAAGGATCATTGTAAGGTATTCCCTAAAAAATTCCCGGATGGAAATCAAGGATTCACCCAAAAAGTTTTCCAAGAAAATTATAATATACTAAATTCACTTCGATCTAGAATGAATCGATTCTTTAATCTCAAAACTTCTCTAAAAAGACAAACTTACGGAGAAGATTTGGATCTGGACGCCGCTCTACAATATTTTTCGGATCTGTCTTGCGGGCAAACTCCAACTGAAAATGTGTATTTGTCCGATAGGAAAAGACTTAGAGAGGTTTCTATACTTCTACTTGCCGACATGAGTTTATCCACCGATTCTTATGTGGATAACCAAAAGATCTTGGATGTGGAAAAGGCTTCTTTGGTATTATTCGGGCAGATCTGTTCCGAATTTGGAGATCGTTTTAGGATAGATTCATTTTATTCTAATACTAGAAATCATTGTGATTATTCTAATATAAAAAGTTTTGATGAACCTTGGGAAAGATCCAGAGAGAAGATAGGGCTTATGGAAGCGAAAGGATACACTAGAATTGGACCTGCCATCCGACATTCTCTCTCTTTGATCCAAAACGAAAAAAGCCAAAAACGTTGGATCCTACTTTTGACGGACGGTAAACCGAATGACTATGATCGTTACGAAGGGAAATACGGAATAGAGGACGTTAAAAAAGCGATCCTAGAATGCGAAAGATCTAATGTGGGAGTTTTTGCACTTGCAATAGATAAAAGTGCAAAACAGTATCTTCCGGCAATGCTTGGAAAAGAATCCTATAGGATCTTGCCGAATCCAAAAGAATTACCGGAAGCGCTGACTGATTTTTTTATTAAACTAGTTAGATGATCCTGAACAGATGATATTATATTACCAAAAATTACTATTTTTAGAATGGAGTAAATTGTGAAAAAAATTCCCTTAGGATTGATCTCTTTAGTATTATGGGCAATTTCAGCTTCCGTTTTTTTGTATTTTTTCTTATCTGGAAATGTGTCCGAATCGATAGATGGAAGAGTTGCAATCCATTTGAATTCTCAAGAGAAAAATTTAGTTCTAACGGAAATGAGGGGGCTACTTGCATCCGTTAACGGGATCGTTTCCGCGTTAGCCGAAGATGATTATAAAAAGGCTGAATTGGCTGCTTCTGCAAGCGGAATGGAAATGGTAAAAAAACTGGAGGACGAAGAAAAAACGATCCTTCTTAAATTGCCTATCGAATTTAAACAATTAGGATTCGGCACTCATGATCAATTCGATAAGATTGCAGAAGATCTAAGACAAAAAAAAGACACTAAAAGTATTCTAAAAGAATTAGATAAGCTTACTCAAAATTGTGTTAGATGCCATGCAACGTATAAGATCGCATTTTAGGGTTAGGAAAGACCAACTAAAACCGGAAGAGGGATAATATTCCGATTTTAGATGATCGTCTATATGGAAATCTTAGCGAACTGCTTTCATGAGTTCTACTAATTGGTCGAGAGCTGTGTTCCAACCGTCGTGGAAACCCATCTCTTCATGTTTCTTTTTGGTCTCTTCGTCTTTATGACGAGCAAGAACATGATACTTGGTTCCATTACCATGTTTTTCTAATGTAAGTATCGCTGTAAAAAATCCGCCACTTGGAGTAGGTTTAAAACCCGGTTCGAAAATATCGGTGAATACAAGTTTTTCATTTTCTACGATATCCAAAAAACAACCGCTGTTCGGGAACTCTTGTCCTTCCGGAGACAACATAGTCGTGCGGAAGATTCCACCCGGCTTAAGATCGATCTCACAATCAATAGTTTTCCAAGGGGCAGGGGTAAACCATTTGAGTATATGTTCCGGAGTGGTCCATGCTTTCCAAACCAGTTCTGTAGGAACATCTACGATCCTCTCAAGAACTAGATCTGTTTTTGGGTCCGGTTGGTAATAATTAGTTTTTGCCATTTTCTTTCTCCTTCATTTCAAGTAAGTAACTGTCCAGTTGGTCGAGCCTTCTGTCCCAATGTGTGCGTTGTCTAACGAACCAATCTTCTCCGGCCTTCATGGTATCTTGGGTAAGTTTATAAGTTCTTACACGACCCACTTTTTCGGAACGAACCAGAGAGGAATCTTCCAACACACCTAGATGCTGCATGAGAGATGGAAGGGCCATTTTGAAAGGCTCCGCCAGTTCTCCTACAGTTGCCGGCCCCATGCTCAAACGTTCTAAAATGGACCTTCTTGTTGGGTCCCCTAGAGCATGAAACATATTATCCAGACTGTTACTATACTTAGGCACTTACCTAACTATATCATAAGAATAAACTTAGGTAAATACCTAAGTTTGAAAAATGTGAGAATTTTGGGAAAAAAATGGGGGGCGCCCCCGCCTGAAGGCGGTCGGGCTCTCCGCTTCGGTCGCTTCGCGACCCCGCATCGATCCCTGGCGCGAGCTGCTTAGATTCACGCAGAGTCGCGAAGGCGCAAAGATCTCTAAATGTAGTAACTTCGACGTTACGATTTAAAAGGAAAGTCTCCCAAGTAATCCTTTTTCCCCAGTTCGACTCCGTTATGTCTGAGAATATCGTAAGCGGTCACGATATGAAAGAAGAAGTTCGGGATCATATGATGGAGGGCGTATTCTTTTCCGGTAAGGGATTTTCCTTCCCAACGAGGTAGAGAAATTTTGATATCAGAAGCCTCTTTATAATCTTCCGGTTTTAGGCCTTTCAAAATACCAACAACTGAATCAATTCTGTCAGTTATTTCAGAAAGAGTTTTTTCCTTATCATCGTGAGATTGGAAATGTTTTCCGGTTAAGCGGGCCGCTCCTAATTTTGCAGTATCGCAGGCTAACTGGATCTGTCGGATGAAATTGTATTGGTCCGGGGCAAGTCTTGAATTTAATAAAACATCTATATCGATCTTTTTAGATTCGGCGAAACTTTTGCCCTTATCTATAAATCGTTTTAGGTGTTCTAGGTTTTTGATTACTTGTGTTACTGTGATTTCGTAAATCGAAATGTCTGACATACTTCCATGGAAAGCTCCGATTAGGATCTATCAAGTCTTTAATCCGCGCAGATTGTTTCAAATTGTATTGGCCTTTGGTATAAAAGTTTAGAAACAATTTGCATCGGATTCTATTGCGCCAATCGAAATAGAACCTGCTCCTGATGGAGTAAATGGGCTTGAGGAATTTGTTCTTGGACTTCCGTAAAAATCGGTTTGTAAAAAAGGGATCGCAGTAATTGGAAGTGTGATCGTACTTAAATCCACTCCACCATATAAAGAAGAACAAGGAGAATTGGCGGATGTTGGAATTCCAAAGGGAAGATTAAAATTCCAGATTTTTTCTATTACGGCTGTATCTACAAACTTAGGATCAGCACCATAACTATTGGAATAATCTCCTACTAATTGTCCTGAGATCGGATGAACACAGTCCTCTTGGTTT from Leptospira selangorensis includes the following:
- a CDS encoding nitric oxide reductase activation protein NorD, with product MGWEEFVFKKTYNTVREIFSSEKDPSLKDKIIKLSDMKPRLSILAKSLTGENIEILPAEKEGGFQDQFYFLPGSYSNGPDSFSNIQFYIFRILYISEQRRLGFYWKKGEVRSKSESIKIAKETYPQVIESIEKNYPDIKSLLRSVENVEREFQRSVSKNKKTPEDLSLLYGIWMSSSSSTLESRITSQELLSQKTENDKIETEIEGVPRERIETIQADLKSQEDYTLMHQFEKVETAEEFQGNWRDFDGSDTLSEQEDAIRELDLRHTVRSNEPTHSVFRTDFLSGLFAGEVENDRSHEKPISYDEWDYKKRKYRKDHCKVFPKKFPDGNQGFTQKVFQENYNILNSLRSRMNRFFNLKTSLKRQTYGEDLDLDAALQYFSDLSCGQTPTENVYLSDRKRLREVSILLLADMSLSTDSYVDNQKILDVEKASLVLFGQICSEFGDRFRIDSFYSNTRNHCDYSNIKSFDEPWERSREKIGLMEAKGYTRIGPAIRHSLSLIQNEKSQKRWILLLTDGKPNDYDRYEGKYGIEDVKKAILECERSNVGVFALAIDKSAKQYLPAMLGKESYRILPNPKELPEALTDFFIKLVR
- a CDS encoding SRPBCC family protein; translation: MAKTNYYQPDPKTDLVLERIVDVPTELVWKAWTTPEHILKWFTPAPWKTIDCEIDLKPGGIFRTTMLSPEGQEFPNSGCFLDIVENEKLVFTDIFEPGFKPTPSGGFFTAILTLEKHGNGTKYHVLARHKDEETKKKHEEMGFHDGWNTALDQLVELMKAVR
- a CDS encoding ArsR/SmtB family transcription factor, with product MFHALGDPTRRSILERLSMGPATVGELAEPFKMALPSLMQHLGVLEDSSLVRSEKVGRVRTYKLTQDTMKAGEDWFVRQRTHWDRRLDQLDSYLLEMKEKENGKN
- a CDS encoding DUF1993 domain-containing protein, with the protein product MSDISIYEITVTQVIKNLEHLKRFIDKGKSFAESKKIDIDVLLNSRLAPDQYNFIRQIQLACDTAKLGAARLTGKHFQSHDDKEKTLSEITDRIDSVVGILKGLKPEDYKEASDIKISLPRWEGKSLTGKEYALHHMIPNFFFHIVTAYDILRHNGVELGKKDYLGDFPFKS